The Esox lucius isolate fEsoLuc1 chromosome 5, fEsoLuc1.pri, whole genome shotgun sequence genome includes a region encoding these proteins:
- the LOC109615460 gene encoding uncharacterized protein LOC109615460, with amino-acid sequence MVRRMGLESCFRRFDAQSQSFELKLPKKNKKTLSCEKNLVDQHQQQLLNKQKEEKTATLTEIEMLRKENLQLQKKVQELVREKEETTSLQNLLKEIPGLLLEIKRLKQKQGDSKNCEGTSVVYQPPPSTCIIPMAASCPQPTMTSCPTPLIPTKTSQRLLQDLMSQAFSRHEMASHSLTGGSSNANAGVLPAPQLDKIKMDAIFFESNEYTSGGWTLKEAARNKLSNERKLLCKEQNPD; translated from the exons ATGGTCAGAAGAATGGGTCTGGAGTCTTGCTTTCGCAGATTTGATGCGCAAAGTCAATCATTTGAG cTGAAATTACCAAAAAAGAACAAGAAGACCTTGTCGTGTGAGAAGAATCTGGTGGATCAGCATCAGCAACAACTTCTCAAtaaacaaaaagaagaaaagacagCA ACTTTAACTGAAATCGAAATGTTAAGAAAGGAGAATCTTCAATTGCAAAAAAAAGTGCAAGAATTagtgagagaaaaggaggagacCACATCCCTGCAGAATCTTCTCAAAG AAATCCCTGGGTTGCTGTTAGAAATAAAGAGGCTCAAGCAAAAACAAGGGGACAgcaaa AATTGTGAAGGGACATCTGTTGTCTACCAACCACCACCGAGTACCTGCATAATTCCAATGGCAGCTTCCTGCCCGCAACCAACAATGACATCCTGCCCTACACCATTAATACCCACAAAAACCTCCCAAAGGTTGCTGCAAGATTTGATGTCCCAAGCATTTTCACGACATGAGATGGCAAGCCACTCTTTGACTGGTGGAAGTTCAAATGCCAATGCTGGAGTCCTGCCAGCACCACAGCTTGACAAGATTAAGATGGATGCCATATTTTT CGAAAGTAATGAGTATACATCCGGGGGTTGGACTTTAAAAGAAGCTGCAAGAAATAAATTATCAAATGAAAGGAAACTTCTCTGCAAAGAACAAAATCCAGATTAA